In Arthrobacter sp. PAMC25284, a single genomic region encodes these proteins:
- the msrA gene encoding peptide-methionine (S)-S-oxide reductase MsrA, with protein sequence MKTFVLGGGCFWCLDAVYQKTKGVSSVVSGYTGGHERDPDYYSVCSGTTGHAEVVAVTFDEEEVPAEIVLDMFFALHDPTTLNRQGYDVGTQYRSSMFYQTTEEKILFEEAIERNQSLWAHPIVTEVSRLPMFHVAEDIHQDYYGKFPEQGYCQVIINPKLAKARKYYSAWLNA encoded by the coding sequence ATGAAAACTTTTGTCCTCGGCGGAGGCTGCTTCTGGTGCCTCGACGCCGTCTACCAGAAAACGAAGGGTGTCAGCTCTGTCGTGTCGGGCTACACCGGGGGCCATGAGCGCGACCCTGACTACTACTCCGTGTGCTCCGGTACGACCGGTCACGCCGAGGTTGTGGCTGTGACCTTCGACGAGGAGGAGGTCCCGGCCGAGATCGTCCTGGACATGTTCTTCGCGTTGCACGATCCCACGACGTTGAACCGGCAGGGATACGACGTCGGCACCCAGTATCGTTCCTCGATGTTTTACCAGACCACCGAGGAAAAAATTCTCTTCGAGGAGGCGATTGAACGCAACCAGTCGTTGTGGGCGCACCCGATCGTGACTGAGGTCAGCCGGCTTCCGATGTTCCACGTGGCCGAGGATATCCATCAGGACTACTACGGCAAGTTCCCTGAACAGGGCTACTGCCAGGTCATCATCAACCCCAAGCTGGCGAAAGCCCGGAAATATTACTCTGCGTGGCTTAATGCTTAG
- a CDS encoding DUF3052 domain-containing protein: MSEADAATSVNVAEKLGFKAGDLIQEFGYDDDVDFDLRDDIEDLTGSELFDEEDHEVVDAAILWWRAGDGDLVDALVDSLVSLTEGGVVWILTPKSGRTGYVSPSDIQDAAPTAGLHVTTSAGVSTDWSATRLVTRKNK, encoded by the coding sequence GTGAGCGAGGCCGACGCCGCCACTTCGGTAAATGTGGCGGAGAAACTGGGTTTCAAAGCCGGGGACCTGATTCAGGAATTCGGTTATGACGACGATGTCGACTTCGACCTGCGTGACGATATCGAGGACCTGACGGGCTCGGAACTCTTTGATGAGGAAGATCACGAAGTCGTTGACGCCGCCATCCTGTGGTGGCGCGCCGGCGACGGGGATCTGGTCGACGCTCTCGTTGATTCGCTCGTCTCGCTCACGGAAGGCGGGGTTGTCTGGATCCTGACCCCAAAGTCAGGGCGGACCGGCTACGTTTCGCCGTCGGACATCCAGGATGCGGCGCCCACCGCCGGACTGCACGTCACCACGTCAGCCGGAGTCTCGACGGACTGGAGTGCCACCCGACTGGTCACCCGGAAGAACAAGTGA
- a CDS encoding FadR/GntR family transcriptional regulator: MSTSLHHRAIEHLGARIVAGQLPAGHVMLGEHLEEELRVSRSVVREAVRVLQSLGLVETIKRVGIRVLPASRWNPFDPLVIRWRLAGDGRGAQLRSLAELRAAVEPVAAELAAANAPAELRRELVETSHAMRDAGHAGDVPRFLELDIHFHSLLLTGSGNEMFANLVGQVAETLTGRTVHGLMPDRPGEAALQWHLDVADAIAAGDARMARESSDRIMRHTIAEMEPTWRDQPRVFVPLGRS, from the coding sequence ATGTCCACCAGCCTCCACCATCGTGCCATTGAGCACCTGGGAGCCCGAATTGTCGCAGGTCAACTGCCGGCGGGCCACGTTATGCTCGGCGAGCACCTGGAAGAGGAACTGAGGGTCTCCCGGTCCGTGGTCCGGGAGGCCGTCCGCGTCCTGCAGTCCCTCGGCCTGGTGGAGACAATTAAGCGCGTTGGCATCAGGGTCCTCCCGGCCAGCCGCTGGAATCCGTTCGATCCCCTCGTGATCCGCTGGCGGCTCGCCGGCGACGGCCGCGGGGCGCAGCTTCGCTCGCTGGCCGAACTTCGCGCCGCAGTTGAACCTGTCGCCGCGGAACTCGCCGCCGCCAACGCCCCGGCCGAGCTGCGCCGCGAACTTGTGGAAACGTCGCACGCCATGCGCGACGCCGGTCACGCCGGCGATGTGCCCCGGTTTTTGGAGCTGGATATCCATTTCCATTCACTCCTGCTGACCGGCTCCGGCAACGAAATGTTCGCCAACCTGGTCGGCCAGGTGGCGGAGACGCTGACAGGCCGCACCGTGCACGGCTTGATGCCGGACCGCCCTGGCGAAGCAGCACTCCAGTGGCACCTTGACGTCGCCGATGCCATTGCCGCCGGGGACGCCCGGATGGCGCGGGAATCCTCAGACCGGATTATGCGGCACACCATCGCCGAGATGGAGCCGACCTGGCGGGACCAGCCCCGGGTATTTGTTCCGCTGGGACGCAGCTAG
- a CDS encoding glycosyltransferase — protein MFYGVTRYSLFSPGSQSWKTSGGGVFQSPAEYRDYLFSKERLQLRAELFLTRSVPALATMAENHDYKHFILYSELLPAEHQERLFAAAGQYPFLIPVEWNEVVRGSGIEEVRPLIEQDLAAKIGAGEGVQPVVWFRLDDDDVLAANYLTRLESYRTLAHVGMAVSFGLGLTAYKARRELVSLREYYHPKSAQGMAFIAAFNPRQRLLSITTPGPHHGVDQVMPVILDSREHMFFQIRHGDQDSTLNASPYRRIAGSLARLEKLPSIRTADVGAPKWPSLMEDLTRGEADFHELTAPGAEPLLFTEDTELTFPLDARIEAGLVEFELEFESAKDLAGGFATITFELRGAKPEDLGNLGLKNGRFGPGRQVWSRQARGVVKYSMLLPDGVSISGITLRGKNKQPADVFIRLRAPRVVEMAAVS, from the coding sequence GTGTTTTACGGCGTCACGCGTTACAGCCTTTTCTCGCCCGGATCGCAGTCCTGGAAAACTTCAGGCGGCGGGGTTTTCCAGAGCCCGGCAGAATACAGGGACTACCTCTTCTCCAAGGAGCGGCTCCAGCTGCGGGCCGAGTTGTTCCTGACGCGCTCCGTTCCTGCGCTTGCGACGATGGCGGAAAACCACGATTACAAGCACTTCATCCTGTACTCGGAACTGTTGCCGGCGGAGCACCAGGAACGCCTCTTCGCAGCGGCTGGGCAGTACCCCTTCCTCATCCCTGTGGAGTGGAATGAGGTAGTCCGCGGGTCCGGGATAGAGGAAGTGCGCCCGCTGATCGAGCAGGACCTTGCCGCCAAGATCGGCGCGGGTGAAGGTGTGCAGCCTGTTGTCTGGTTCCGCCTCGACGATGACGACGTCCTGGCCGCTAACTACCTCACCCGCCTCGAAAGCTACCGGACCCTCGCCCACGTTGGTATGGCCGTTTCCTTCGGCCTGGGACTGACGGCGTACAAGGCCCGCAGGGAATTGGTCTCCCTTCGTGAGTACTACCACCCTAAATCCGCGCAGGGCATGGCCTTTATCGCCGCATTCAACCCACGCCAGCGACTCCTTTCGATTACCACTCCAGGCCCGCATCACGGCGTCGACCAGGTGATGCCGGTAATCCTGGACTCCCGGGAGCATATGTTCTTCCAGATACGCCATGGCGACCAGGACTCAACGTTGAACGCAAGCCCCTACCGGCGGATCGCCGGCTCACTGGCCCGGCTGGAAAAACTGCCGTCGATCCGGACCGCCGACGTCGGGGCGCCAAAATGGCCGAGTCTGATGGAAGACCTGACTCGCGGCGAAGCAGACTTCCATGAGCTCACCGCCCCGGGCGCCGAGCCGCTGCTGTTCACCGAGGACACGGAGCTGACTTTCCCGCTGGATGCGCGGATCGAGGCGGGCCTGGTGGAATTCGAGCTTGAATTTGAATCGGCCAAGGACTTGGCGGGCGGTTTCGCGACCATCACGTTCGAGCTTCGGGGCGCGAAACCGGAGGACCTGGGGAATTTGGGGTTGAAGAACGGACGGTTCGGGCCGGGCAGGCAGGTCTGGTCGCGCCAGGCGCGGGGAGTTGTGAAGTACTCCATGCTTCTGCCCGACGGAGTCAGCATCTCCGGGATCACCCTGCGGGGAAAGAATAAACAGCCGGCGGACGTGTTCATCCGGTTGCGGGCACCGCGGGTCGTCGAAATGGCGGCCGTGAGTTAA
- the epsC gene encoding serine O-acetyltransferase EpsC has protein sequence MSFFARLKEDLDAARSHDPAARGSFENFFAYSGLHAIWAHRVTHRLWQNPSLRFPARLISQLARFLTGIEIHPGATIGRRFFIDHGMGVVIGETAEIGEDVMIYHGVTLGGRSLAKIKRHPTIEDRVVIGAGAKVLGPITIGRDSAVGANAVVVKDAPPESILTGVPAVWRHRDAGRETQPAVDPAEYYIEYRI, from the coding sequence GTGAGCTTCTTCGCAAGACTTAAGGAAGACCTCGACGCCGCCCGGTCCCACGACCCGGCGGCCCGGGGCTCCTTCGAAAACTTCTTCGCCTACTCCGGCCTGCACGCGATCTGGGCGCACCGCGTCACCCACCGGCTGTGGCAGAACCCGTCGCTGCGCTTTCCGGCACGCCTGATTTCGCAGTTGGCACGGTTTCTGACCGGGATTGAGATCCACCCCGGCGCCACTATCGGCCGGCGCTTCTTCATCGACCATGGCATGGGAGTGGTCATCGGGGAAACCGCGGAAATCGGTGAAGACGTGATGATCTACCACGGGGTGACCCTGGGCGGGCGTTCGCTCGCCAAGATCAAACGGCACCCGACGATTGAAGACCGGGTGGTGATCGGCGCCGGCGCCAAAGTCCTGGGCCCCATCACCATTGGCCGGGACAGTGCGGTTGGGGCCAACGCCGTCGTCGTCAAGGACGCCCCGCCGGAATCGATCCTCACGGGGGTTCCCGCGGTCTGGCGTCACCGCGACGCCGGGCGCGAAACCCAGCCCGCTGTGGACCCGGCGGAGTACTACATCGAATACCGCATCTAG
- a CDS encoding Nif3-like dinuclear metal center hexameric protein, with the protein MEPVNNDVSAGSAEGANAVAGTAPGAAEASGATTLGMVLLAVEELWPESLAEQWDEVGLVAGHTTAEVTRILFAVDPTLEVIEEAIDFGAELLITHHPLLLKGVTSVASTTAKGRAVHRLIESGTALLTVHTNGDSAVGGVSDVLADALGLQNVAPLTPATNGLPEEGIGRVGDLKDVLTLGDFAARVFGILPAVAGGVRVSGDRDGLIRRVAVCGGAGDSLFAEVRASNADVYLTADLRHHPASEAREAAVDGRPYLIDVSHFASEWLWLPAAAGALGNVLNDQGHDVEIRVSGTNSDPWDFILTPG; encoded by the coding sequence ATGGAACCTGTGAACAACGATGTTTCAGCCGGCTCCGCCGAAGGCGCCAACGCCGTCGCGGGTACTGCCCCGGGCGCGGCGGAGGCTTCCGGCGCCACCACCCTGGGTATGGTCCTGCTGGCGGTCGAGGAACTGTGGCCCGAATCGCTGGCGGAGCAGTGGGACGAGGTCGGCCTCGTGGCCGGGCACACCACCGCTGAGGTGACCCGGATTCTCTTCGCGGTTGATCCGACCCTTGAAGTGATCGAGGAAGCCATCGACTTCGGTGCGGAACTGCTGATCACCCACCACCCGCTGCTGCTTAAAGGTGTGACCTCTGTCGCATCCACGACGGCCAAGGGCCGGGCCGTGCACCGGTTGATTGAATCCGGCACCGCGCTGCTGACCGTTCACACCAACGGTGACTCCGCCGTCGGGGGTGTCTCCGATGTGCTGGCGGACGCGCTGGGCCTGCAGAACGTGGCGCCCCTGACTCCCGCCACGAACGGACTTCCGGAAGAAGGCATCGGACGGGTCGGGGACCTTAAAGACGTCCTCACGCTCGGCGACTTTGCCGCGCGGGTATTCGGTATCCTGCCCGCGGTCGCCGGCGGAGTCCGCGTCTCGGGGGACCGGGACGGCCTGATCCGCCGGGTGGCCGTGTGTGGCGGCGCGGGGGATTCCCTCTTCGCCGAAGTGCGTGCCAGCAACGCAGACGTGTACCTGACAGCTGATTTGCGGCATCATCCGGCCTCCGAAGCGCGCGAGGCCGCCGTCGATGGCAGGCCGTACCTGATTGACGTTTCACACTTCGCCAGCGAGTGGCTGTGGTTGCCCGCCGCGGCCGGGGCACTGGGCAATGTCCTCAACGACCAGGGCCATGACGTTGAGATCCGGGTCAGCGGCACCAACAGTGATCCGTGGGACTTCATTCTGACTCCGGGCTAA
- a CDS encoding peroxiredoxin, producing the protein MTTAVRQAGAGPAVSCAVPAIGEAAPDFELVNQFGEPVRLSDFRGRNVVIVFYPFAFSGICTGELCELRDNLALFENADAAVLAVSVDSKFTQRAYAEQENYGFDLLADFWPHGAVAGEYGIFDAESGMAKRGTFILDAAGIVRYVVVNPRGEARDLKEYRAALASLSGN; encoded by the coding sequence GTGACCACTGCCGTCCGGCAGGCCGGTGCGGGGCCTGCCGTTAGTTGTGCCGTCCCGGCAATCGGCGAAGCTGCGCCGGATTTCGAACTGGTCAACCAGTTTGGAGAACCCGTGCGGCTGTCGGATTTTCGTGGCCGGAACGTCGTCATCGTTTTTTATCCGTTCGCTTTTTCCGGTATATGCACAGGCGAGCTGTGCGAACTACGGGACAACCTCGCTCTTTTTGAGAACGCCGACGCCGCGGTGCTGGCCGTCTCGGTCGACAGTAAGTTCACGCAGCGGGCCTATGCGGAGCAGGAAAATTACGGCTTCGATCTGCTGGCCGATTTCTGGCCGCACGGTGCTGTCGCCGGAGAGTATGGCATCTTTGACGCGGAGAGCGGCATGGCCAAACGCGGCACCTTCATCCTCGATGCCGCAGGGATCGTGCGGTACGTCGTCGTGAACCCACGCGGTGAGGCGCGGGACCTTAAGGAATACCGGGCCGCACTGGCCTCCCTCAGCGGAAACTGA
- a CDS encoding NAD-dependent protein deacetylase translates to MRQRQPGVGMTGFASLPPVAAAEPARHEIDALQDIHVILSGVRFALLTGAGLSTDSGIPDYRGPGSAPRAPMTYQEFIGEPGNRQRYWARNHLGWSHLRRADPNDGHAAVARLEHRGLLTGLITQNVDRLHEEAGSQNVVDLHGRFDQVVCLDCFRRYSRRMLAGVLEELNPGFLERAAAAGIIEMAPDADATIEDAELIESFVVAHCPACAGTLKPDFVYFGENVPKDRVERSYAMVDAAGALLVAGSSLTVMSGLRFVRHAAKHGKSVVIINRGPTRGDDLATVKLDAGVSEALTWLAQELPPL, encoded by the coding sequence ATGCGGCAGCGCCAACCGGGGGTCGGGATGACTGGCTTTGCCAGTCTGCCCCCGGTCGCGGCCGCCGAACCGGCGCGCCATGAGATTGACGCGCTCCAGGACATCCATGTGATTCTCTCTGGTGTCCGGTTTGCGCTGCTCACCGGGGCAGGCCTCAGCACGGATTCAGGCATTCCGGATTATCGCGGGCCGGGATCCGCCCCCAGGGCACCGATGACCTACCAGGAATTCATCGGTGAACCAGGAAACCGGCAACGCTATTGGGCCCGGAACCACCTCGGCTGGTCACACCTGCGCCGGGCGGATCCGAATGATGGCCATGCCGCGGTGGCCCGGTTGGAGCACCGCGGGTTGCTCACCGGGCTCATCACCCAAAACGTGGACCGTCTTCACGAAGAGGCCGGAAGCCAGAACGTCGTGGACCTTCACGGCCGGTTCGACCAGGTGGTCTGTCTCGACTGCTTCCGCCGCTACAGCCGCAGGATGCTGGCCGGAGTACTCGAGGAACTCAACCCCGGGTTCCTGGAACGCGCCGCCGCCGCCGGCATCATCGAGATGGCCCCCGACGCTGATGCCACGATTGAAGATGCCGAACTAATCGAGAGCTTTGTCGTCGCACACTGTCCGGCCTGCGCCGGCACGCTGAAGCCGGACTTTGTGTACTTTGGTGAGAATGTGCCCAAAGACCGGGTCGAGCGCTCCTATGCCATGGTTGACGCGGCCGGGGCGCTGCTCGTGGCCGGCTCGTCCCTCACCGTCATGAGCGGTCTGCGCTTCGTCCGCCACGCGGCCAAGCACGGCAAATCCGTGGTCATCATCAACAGGGGCCCGACCCGAGGCGATGACCTGGCCACGGTCAAACTGGACGCAGGAGTCAGCGAGGCGCTGACTTGGCTTGCCCAGGAACTTCCGCCGCTGTAG
- a CDS encoding zinc ribbon domain-containing protein, with protein MAKAAPAEQLKLLELQGLDARLKSLFNRRRSLESDPRITDLEAALAVANGELGAAKMAVHDAELELKRSEADVEQVAARIERDEARLNSGTGLSKDLVALQKDLVSLNKRRSDLEDVELEVLERLDTLRLRQATQQQIVDDIQGSFGVIRAELDEQLAENGAEATTVRGARAEFADGLDAGMLAIYEKTLGKRGVGAARLFHGTSEGSGMQLSPGDLAEIKAAAEDDIVFCPDSGCILVRSADWA; from the coding sequence GTGGCCAAGGCAGCACCGGCGGAACAGTTGAAGTTGCTCGAATTGCAGGGACTGGACGCCAGGCTCAAGTCCCTGTTTAACCGCCGCCGAAGCCTTGAAAGCGACCCCCGGATCACAGATCTTGAGGCTGCCCTGGCCGTCGCCAACGGCGAACTCGGCGCGGCGAAGATGGCCGTCCACGACGCCGAACTGGAGCTAAAGCGCTCCGAAGCGGATGTTGAGCAGGTGGCAGCCCGGATCGAGCGCGACGAAGCCCGGCTGAACAGCGGCACCGGCCTGTCCAAGGACCTCGTGGCCCTGCAAAAAGACCTGGTCTCGCTTAATAAGCGCCGCTCCGATCTTGAGGACGTGGAACTGGAGGTCCTCGAACGGCTGGATACCCTCCGCCTGCGCCAGGCGACGCAACAACAGATCGTCGATGACATCCAAGGTTCCTTCGGCGTTATCCGTGCCGAACTGGATGAGCAGCTGGCCGAGAACGGCGCGGAAGCCACCACTGTCCGCGGTGCGCGGGCCGAATTTGCTGACGGGCTGGACGCCGGCATGCTGGCAATTTATGAAAAGACCCTCGGGAAGCGCGGCGTGGGTGCGGCCCGGCTGTTCCACGGCACCTCGGAAGGCTCCGGCATGCAGCTGAGCCCTGGCGACCTCGCCGAAATCAAGGCCGCGGCCGAGGACGACATCGTGTTCTGCCCCGACTCCGGCTGCATCCTGGTCCGGTCGGCCGACTGGGCCTAA
- the cysK gene encoding cysteine synthase A has protein sequence MARIYDDVTQLVGGTPLVRLNRLTEGLDATVAVKLEFYNPANSVKDRIGVAIIDAAEKSGALKPGGTIVEGTSGNTGIALAMVGAARGYKVILTMPETMSTERRVMLRAFGAEIVLTPGSEGMRGAVEKAQEIVANTENSIWAQQFANTANPEIHRQTTAEEIWEDTDGKVDIFVAGVGTGGTVTGVGQVLKERKPGVQIVAVEPKDSAILNGGAPGPHKIQGLGANFVPEILDTNIYDEVIDATLEDSVRVARELGVQEGILGGISSGAIVWAALELAKRPENAGKLIVAIVCDFGERYISTVLYDDIRG, from the coding sequence ATGGCACGGATCTATGACGATGTTACCCAGCTGGTTGGCGGTACTCCGCTGGTGCGGCTCAACCGGCTGACCGAAGGCCTCGACGCCACCGTGGCCGTCAAGCTTGAGTTCTACAACCCGGCCAACAGCGTCAAGGACCGCATCGGTGTCGCGATCATCGACGCCGCCGAGAAGTCCGGGGCCCTTAAGCCCGGCGGCACCATTGTCGAAGGCACCTCCGGCAACACCGGGATCGCCCTGGCCATGGTCGGCGCAGCCCGCGGTTACAAAGTCATCCTCACCATGCCGGAGACGATGTCCACTGAACGCCGTGTGATGCTCCGGGCGTTCGGGGCGGAAATCGTCCTGACCCCCGGTTCCGAGGGCATGCGCGGGGCTGTGGAGAAGGCCCAGGAGATCGTGGCCAACACGGAGAACTCCATCTGGGCGCAGCAGTTCGCCAACACAGCCAATCCCGAGATCCACCGCCAGACCACCGCCGAGGAAATCTGGGAAGACACCGACGGCAAAGTGGACATCTTCGTGGCTGGTGTTGGCACCGGCGGTACCGTCACCGGCGTCGGGCAGGTCCTCAAGGAGCGCAAGCCCGGTGTCCAGATCGTCGCCGTCGAGCCGAAGGACTCCGCCATCCTCAACGGCGGCGCACCGGGACCGCACAAGATCCAGGGCCTCGGCGCGAACTTCGTCCCGGAGATCCTGGACACCAACATTTACGACGAGGTCATCGACGCCACCTTGGAGGACTCCGTCCGGGTGGCACGCGAGCTCGGCGTTCAGGAAGGCATCCTTGGCGGCATCTCCTCCGGGGCCATCGTCTGGGCCGCCCTGGAGCTCGCGAAGCGTCCGGAGAACGCCGGTAAGCTCATTGTTGCCATCGTCTGCGACTTCGGCGAGCGTTACATCTCCACCGTCCTGTACGACGACATCCGCGGCTGA
- the gndA gene encoding NADP-dependent phosphogluconate dehydrogenase, with protein sequence MSAHIGVTGLAVMGANLARNLARNGFTVALHNRSVEKTDALLEKHGSDGDFVRTETLQELVDSLEKPRRVLIMVKAGKPVDSVIEQLEPLLEPGDIIIDAGNSHYEDTRRREAALAKKDLHFVGIGVSGGEEGALNGPSIMPGGSKESYDALGPLLEKIAAHVDGKPCCAWIGTDGAGHFVKMVHNGIEYADMQVIGEAFDLLRSGAGIEPAEQAKIFAEWNKGDLASFLIEISAEVLGHVDAKTGKPFVDVVVDAAGQKGTGRWTVISALELGSPTSGIAESVFARALSSQTEQRQLAQELLAGGEAAVEVPESFVEDVRQALYASKLVSYAQGLDMLTSAAKEYGWDLKLDEIASLWRGGCIIRAELLKEITKAYAAAEKPANLLFAPAFTKAIAEVLPAWRRVVSTAVQLGIPVPVFSSSLAYYDGLRRKRLPAAVIQGQRDLFGAHTYGRVDAEGTFHTLWGEDKSEIEAVDTH encoded by the coding sequence ATGTCAGCACACATCGGCGTCACCGGCCTTGCGGTGATGGGCGCCAACCTCGCCCGCAACCTGGCCCGTAACGGCTTTACCGTTGCCCTGCACAACCGGTCCGTCGAAAAGACCGACGCACTGCTGGAAAAGCACGGCAGCGACGGGGACTTCGTCCGCACTGAGACCCTGCAGGAACTCGTCGACTCGCTGGAAAAGCCCCGCCGGGTCCTGATTATGGTCAAAGCCGGCAAACCGGTGGACTCCGTCATCGAACAGCTCGAACCGCTCCTGGAGCCGGGCGACATCATCATCGATGCGGGTAACTCCCACTACGAGGACACCCGCCGCCGTGAGGCCGCCCTCGCCAAGAAGGACCTGCACTTCGTTGGCATCGGCGTTTCCGGCGGCGAGGAAGGTGCCCTGAACGGCCCCTCGATCATGCCCGGCGGCTCCAAGGAGTCCTACGACGCACTCGGCCCGCTGCTGGAGAAGATCGCCGCCCACGTCGACGGCAAGCCCTGCTGCGCCTGGATCGGCACGGACGGCGCCGGCCACTTCGTCAAGATGGTCCACAACGGCATCGAATACGCCGACATGCAGGTCATCGGCGAAGCCTTCGACCTCCTGCGCTCCGGTGCGGGGATCGAGCCGGCCGAGCAGGCTAAAATCTTCGCAGAGTGGAACAAAGGCGACCTCGCCTCATTCCTGATCGAAATCTCCGCCGAGGTCCTCGGCCACGTTGATGCGAAGACCGGCAAGCCGTTCGTCGACGTCGTTGTGGACGCGGCAGGCCAGAAGGGCACCGGCCGCTGGACGGTCATCTCCGCACTCGAACTCGGCTCCCCGACGTCGGGCATCGCCGAATCGGTGTTCGCCCGCGCACTGTCCTCACAGACAGAGCAGCGCCAGCTGGCCCAGGAACTGCTGGCCGGCGGCGAAGCCGCCGTCGAGGTCCCGGAGAGCTTTGTTGAGGATGTCCGCCAGGCGCTGTACGCGTCCAAGCTCGTCTCCTACGCCCAGGGACTGGACATGCTCACCTCGGCCGCTAAGGAATACGGCTGGGACCTGAAGCTGGATGAGATCGCTTCGCTCTGGCGAGGCGGCTGCATCATCCGCGCAGAACTGCTCAAGGAGATCACCAAGGCCTACGCCGCCGCGGAGAAGCCGGCCAACCTGCTGTTCGCTCCGGCGTTCACCAAGGCGATCGCCGAGGTCCTCCCGGCCTGGCGCCGCGTGGTCTCGACGGCCGTCCAGCTCGGCATTCCCGTGCCGGTATTCTCCTCCTCGCTCGCCTACTACGATGGCCTGCGCCGCAAGCGCCTCCCGGCCGCCGTAATCCAGGGCCAGCGCGACCTGTTCGGCGCGCACACCTACGGCCGCGTCGACGCCGAAGGCACGTTCCACACCCTCTGGGGCGAGGACAAGTCCGAAATCGAAGCAGTGGACACCCACTAG
- a CDS encoding YaaA family protein produces the protein MLILLPPSEGKTPAAGGEAMDWATLSFPELNVCRARVLESLGTVSAHEDALALLGVGASLSADVERNRRLRAEPAAPAHQVYSGVLYDALGYDTLTAAQRTKADAGVLVISALWGAIRFADRVPAYRLSMGTALPDVGRLAAFWKPQLAAALGTAAAGELLVDCRSSTYAAAWAPPPEQTVAVNVFTEVNGVRKVVSHFAKHTRGELARHLLSRRGKAPGSPAQLHKAASEKWSVELVPGTARKPHALNIILPG, from the coding sequence GTGCTGATTTTACTGCCGCCCTCCGAGGGCAAGACCCCCGCTGCCGGTGGGGAAGCCATGGACTGGGCCACCCTGAGCTTCCCGGAACTGAACGTGTGCCGGGCCCGGGTGCTTGAGTCCCTCGGCACCGTGAGCGCCCATGAGGACGCCCTGGCGCTGCTGGGCGTCGGCGCGTCGTTGAGCGCCGACGTCGAACGCAACAGGCGGTTGCGCGCCGAACCGGCTGCCCCGGCGCACCAGGTCTATTCCGGGGTGCTCTACGACGCGCTCGGCTACGACACGCTGACGGCGGCGCAGCGGACGAAGGCCGATGCCGGCGTGCTGGTCATCTCCGCGCTTTGGGGAGCGATCCGCTTCGCCGACCGGGTGCCGGCGTACCGGCTGTCGATGGGAACAGCGCTGCCCGACGTCGGACGGCTCGCCGCCTTCTGGAAGCCCCAACTGGCCGCAGCCTTGGGCACCGCCGCGGCGGGTGAGCTGCTCGTGGACTGCCGGTCCAGCACCTATGCTGCCGCGTGGGCCCCGCCGCCGGAACAAACCGTCGCCGTGAATGTTTTCACCGAAGTCAATGGCGTCCGGAAGGTCGTGAGCCATTTCGCCAAACACACCCGGGGCGAGCTGGCCCGGCATTTGCTGAGCCGGCGCGGCAAGGCTCCCGGGTCCCCGGCTCAGCTGCATAAGGCCGCATCCGAGAAGTGGTCCGTCGAGCTCGTCCCGGGCACGGCCCGGAAGCCGCACGCATTGAACATCATCCTGCCCGGCTAA